One Aquamicrobium sp. genomic region harbors:
- a CDS encoding ABC transporter ATP-binding protein, whose amino-acid sequence MLHLDNVSFRYPGAMAGVSDVSLEVAPGELVAVIGASGSGKTTLLNLFAGFLNPTRGEVRIDGKDVSPLPPEKRNLGIVFQSYGLFPHMRAWENVAYPLKVRGVARADRRTRAIEALRRVGMGDRVDNGPRELSGGQQQRVALARALVFQPRGLLLDEPLSALDANLRVEMRDEILRVQRAAGIAALLVTHDQEEALSIADRVAVVRDGRLVQIAPPRELYDTPADEGIARFVGDANLWQATVVAAGQVRTPVGLLACDTKGFGTGDAVVVLVRPENVVPMDGAGGKAVNSFSGEIVVDRFLGAARRLDLAAGDGSIRMETRTRDAIEGVTIPPEAIRLLPPTKQGQQ is encoded by the coding sequence ATGCTTCATCTCGACAATGTTTCCTTCCGCTATCCCGGCGCAATGGCCGGCGTGAGCGACGTGTCGCTGGAGGTCGCGCCCGGCGAACTGGTGGCTGTGATCGGCGCATCGGGTTCCGGCAAGACGACCCTGCTCAACCTTTTCGCAGGGTTCCTCAACCCCACGCGGGGAGAGGTCAGGATCGACGGCAAGGACGTGTCGCCCCTGCCGCCCGAAAAGCGCAATCTCGGCATCGTCTTTCAGAGCTACGGCCTGTTCCCGCATATGCGGGCATGGGAAAACGTCGCCTACCCCCTGAAGGTGCGGGGCGTGGCGCGGGCGGACCGCCGGACGCGCGCGATCGAGGCGCTGCGGCGCGTCGGCATGGGCGACCGTGTCGACAACGGCCCACGGGAACTATCCGGCGGGCAGCAGCAGCGCGTCGCGCTGGCGCGGGCGCTGGTGTTCCAGCCGCGCGGGCTGCTGCTGGACGAGCCGCTATCGGCGCTGGACGCCAACCTGCGCGTCGAGATGCGCGACGAGATCCTGCGCGTGCAGCGCGCCGCCGGCATCGCGGCGCTGCTGGTCACCCACGATCAGGAGGAAGCGCTTTCGATCGCCGATCGGGTCGCCGTGGTGCGCGACGGCAGGCTGGTGCAGATCGCGCCGCCGCGCGAGCTTTACGACACGCCCGCGGATGAAGGCATCGCGCGCTTCGTCGGCGACGCCAATCTCTGGCAGGCCACAGTCGTGGCTGCCGGTCAGGTGCGGACGCCTGTCGGTCTTCTTGCCTGCGACACGAAGGGTTTCGGCACCGGCGATGCCGTGGTCGTGCTGGTCAGGCCGGAAAACGTCGTGCCGATGGATGGCGCGGGCGGGAAGGCCGTCAACAGCTTCAGCGGCGAAATCGTCGTGGACCGCTTTCTCGGCGCGGCCCGTCGGCTCGACCTCGCCGCCGGCGACGGCTCGATCCGCATGGAGACAAGAACTCGCGATGCCATAGAAGGTGTCACGATCCCGCCGGAGGCGATCCGGCTGCTTCCGCCTACCAAACAGGGACAGCAGTAG
- a CDS encoding extracellular solute-binding protein has translation MNRHIGIGALLACSLLASPASAFEGEELYEGEKALYEAAQEEGMVVSFDTGPTWANWAAQFKAFKERYPGVEIVYNDIGSAATVVALDKSKNRPQADTAYYFAASALDAAEKGLVADFEPVNFDKLPEAFRHESGQWFTIHTLNVAFLVNTKLVENVPQSWADLLKPEYKNAIVYQDPRSTGQGQVVAFAAAFGNGGDMDNVQPGIDYLGEMTKAGNVLRTVGTTPYAQFLKGEIPIWIGYENDGLKAKHLDGMGDDIAVVMPQEASAAAPYAISLVKDGPNPNAGKLWLNFIMTEMGQGIFAEGFVRPSVPGVTLPESVADKLPDAPQLQPVDIVKATAKKAEIDAGWAKAVLGQ, from the coding sequence ATGAACAGGCACATCGGTATTGGCGCCTTGCTGGCGTGCTCGCTGCTCGCGAGCCCCGCTTCGGCTTTCGAAGGCGAGGAACTGTACGAGGGCGAGAAGGCCCTCTACGAGGCAGCTCAGGAGGAGGGCATGGTCGTCTCCTTCGACACCGGCCCGACCTGGGCGAACTGGGCGGCGCAGTTCAAGGCGTTCAAGGAGCGCTATCCGGGCGTGGAGATCGTCTACAACGACATCGGCTCCGCAGCGACCGTGGTGGCGCTTGACAAGTCGAAGAACCGTCCGCAGGCCGACACGGCCTATTACTTCGCGGCATCCGCGCTCGACGCCGCCGAAAAGGGCCTCGTAGCCGATTTCGAGCCAGTCAATTTCGACAAGCTGCCGGAAGCGTTCCGCCACGAGAGCGGCCAATGGTTCACCATCCACACGCTGAACGTCGCCTTCCTCGTCAACACCAAGCTGGTCGAGAACGTGCCGCAAAGCTGGGCCGACCTTCTGAAACCCGAATACAAGAACGCGATCGTCTATCAGGACCCGCGCTCGACCGGCCAGGGCCAGGTCGTCGCCTTCGCAGCGGCGTTCGGCAATGGCGGCGACATGGACAATGTTCAGCCGGGCATCGATTATCTCGGCGAGATGACCAAGGCCGGCAACGTCCTGCGCACAGTCGGCACCACGCCCTACGCTCAGTTCCTGAAGGGCGAGATTCCGATCTGGATCGGCTACGAGAACGACGGCCTCAAAGCCAAGCATCTCGACGGCATGGGCGACGACATCGCCGTGGTCATGCCTCAGGAAGCCTCGGCCGCAGCGCCCTACGCCATCTCGCTGGTCAAGGACGGCCCGAACCCGAATGCCGGCAAGCTCTGGCTCAACTTCATCATGACCGAGATGGGGCAGGGCATCTTCGCCGAAGGCTTCGTGCGTCCGTCGGTTCCGGGCGTCACGCTTCCAGAAAGCGTCGCCGACAAACTGCCCGACGCGCCGCAGCTCCAGCCGGTCGACATCGTCAAGGCGACGGCGAAGAAGGCCGAGATCGACGCAGGCTGGGCCAAGGCCGTCCTCGGCCAGTAA
- a CDS encoding ABC transporter permease codes for MSVRTSAATTASFAVPGAIVFALFFLLPLAVVLIEAMSDGGSAFSRVWNDPVFWNGLRGSILLGLAAPFFSLLIGVPVAITLARLSPRMRASLLIAISLPLTFSGLIVAYGFILLLGRAGFVTLLLARAGFDPAVVGGFIFSPIGLGLAYSYYLVPRVVLIVLPAVRNFDGVQLRAARSLGAGPLRILGDVLLPQILPSLVAAFCLTSAVAVGAYGTALALVGTQVNILPLILYSKISETGTDMPSAAVISIVLMAICALIIAIGEAIFNRVPMRR; via the coding sequence ATGTCCGTGCGCACATCCGCAGCGACCACCGCCTCGTTCGCAGTGCCGGGCGCGATCGTCTTCGCCCTGTTCTTCCTGTTGCCGCTGGCCGTCGTCCTCATCGAGGCGATGAGCGACGGCGGATCGGCGTTCTCGCGGGTGTGGAACGACCCGGTGTTCTGGAACGGCCTGCGCGGCAGCATCCTCCTCGGGCTTGCCGCCCCGTTCTTCTCGCTCCTGATCGGCGTGCCGGTCGCGATCACGCTGGCGCGGCTTTCGCCGCGCATGCGCGCGTCGCTGCTGATCGCCATCTCGCTGCCGCTGACCTTCTCCGGTCTGATCGTCGCCTACGGCTTCATCCTGCTGCTCGGCCGCGCGGGCTTCGTCACGCTGCTTCTGGCGCGGGCGGGCTTCGATCCCGCCGTGGTCGGGGGGTTCATCTTCTCGCCGATCGGCCTCGGCCTCGCCTATTCCTATTATCTCGTGCCGCGCGTCGTCCTGATCGTGTTGCCGGCCGTGCGCAATTTCGACGGCGTCCAGTTGCGCGCCGCTCGCTCGCTCGGTGCGGGCCCGTTGCGGATCCTGGGCGACGTGCTGCTGCCGCAGATCTTGCCTTCGCTTGTGGCGGCCTTCTGCCTGACCTCGGCCGTAGCGGTCGGCGCCTACGGCACGGCGCTGGCGCTCGTCGGCACACAGGTGAACATCTTACCGCTCATCCTCTACTCGAAGATTTCCGAGACCGGCACCGACATGCCATCGGCGGCGGTGATATCCATCGTCCTGATGGCGATCTGCGCGCTGATCATCGCCATCGGCGAGGCGATCTTCAACCGAGTGCCGATGCGCCGATGA
- a CDS encoding DUF2207 domain-containing protein produces the protein MKAPARILVALLLVCCSAAGAPAAEEIRDFRALIDVGADGTLTVTETIAVNVEGRQISRGIFRDIPLPYEDENGRTREVRLDVRSVTRDGESEPYATERGSGVLRIRIGDADVLLPHGVHTYAITYDTTRQIRYFDGHDELYWNVTGNGWDFPILKSGAEIRLPAGARTSDVTYFTGPYGSTEQAARAERLDGGNRILVDATRTLGAREGLTAVVAIPKGVIAPLSEAERRADWWRDNLGWIVGAGGLALVLVFYLWAWRRVGRDPPADIVVPRWTPPDGVSPGLANYIEKRGFRGMGWDAFAASMIDLAVKGHLELDQPKRTMTIRRKGDGVPGEIGVGQRAILKALPADGDTLTVNKANGQTVQLVGRAFRQAMEAEHRNQFYRANALYLTAGAFVSVMVFIFIIAFGGLSVDTILSIFGMILPVVVISVIAVGVGRKFRTARTLRARIGAVAVAAIIGFAGLNMVTSLVGMLTPLDFDARVLAAVAGLAIANIVFFFIMGAPTPIGQKRSAEIAGLKQYLTLAEKDRMNMQGAPEMSPQHFETLLPYAVALGVEEPWSKTFDAWLATALAAGTVAYAGPTWYHGRDFSPDKIGTNLGNMTGALSNSFTASLPAPKSSSSGFSGGGGFSGGGGGGGGGGGW, from the coding sequence ATGAAAGCGCCCGCCCGCATCCTCGTCGCCCTCCTGCTCGTCTGCTGTTCCGCCGCGGGCGCGCCGGCCGCCGAGGAGATCCGCGATTTCCGCGCGCTGATCGACGTGGGCGCGGACGGCACGCTGACGGTGACCGAGACCATTGCCGTCAATGTCGAGGGCCGGCAGATCTCGCGCGGCATCTTCCGCGACATTCCGCTGCCCTATGAAGACGAGAACGGCCGCACGCGCGAGGTGCGGCTGGATGTACGATCGGTAACGCGCGATGGCGAGAGCGAGCCCTATGCGACCGAGCGTGGTTCGGGCGTGCTGCGCATCCGCATCGGCGATGCGGACGTGCTTCTGCCGCATGGCGTGCACACTTATGCGATCACCTACGACACGACGCGGCAGATCCGCTATTTCGACGGGCACGACGAACTCTACTGGAACGTCACCGGCAATGGCTGGGATTTCCCGATCCTGAAATCCGGCGCCGAGATCAGGCTGCCGGCCGGCGCGCGGACGAGCGACGTGACGTATTTCACCGGCCCTTACGGCTCGACCGAGCAGGCCGCGCGGGCCGAACGGCTCGACGGGGGAAACCGCATTCTCGTCGACGCGACGCGGACGCTAGGGGCTCGCGAGGGGCTGACGGCGGTGGTCGCCATCCCCAAAGGCGTGATCGCCCCACTCTCCGAAGCCGAACGGCGCGCCGACTGGTGGCGCGACAATCTCGGCTGGATCGTCGGCGCCGGCGGTTTGGCGCTGGTGCTCGTCTTCTATCTGTGGGCCTGGCGGCGCGTGGGGCGCGACCCGCCCGCCGACATCGTCGTGCCGCGCTGGACGCCGCCGGACGGCGTCTCGCCGGGGCTGGCCAACTATATCGAGAAGCGCGGCTTCCGGGGCATGGGCTGGGATGCCTTCGCCGCCTCGATGATCGACCTCGCGGTCAAGGGGCATCTGGAACTCGATCAGCCGAAGCGGACTATGACGATCCGCCGCAAGGGTGACGGCGTTCCCGGAGAGATCGGTGTGGGACAGCGCGCCATCCTCAAGGCGCTGCCCGCCGACGGCGATACGCTGACCGTCAACAAGGCGAACGGCCAGACGGTGCAGTTGGTCGGCCGCGCCTTCCGGCAGGCGATGGAGGCCGAGCACCGCAATCAGTTCTACCGCGCCAACGCGCTCTATCTGACGGCCGGCGCTTTCGTGTCGGTGATGGTGTTCATATTCATCATCGCGTTCGGAGGGCTTTCGGTGGACACGATCCTGTCCATCTTCGGCATGATCCTTCCCGTGGTAGTGATTTCCGTCATCGCCGTCGGCGTCGGACGCAAGTTCCGCACCGCGCGCACGCTCCGAGCGCGGATAGGGGCAGTGGCCGTGGCGGCCATTATCGGCTTCGCGGGCCTGAACATGGTGACCAGCCTCGTCGGGATGCTGACGCCGCTCGACTTCGATGCGCGTGTGCTAGCGGCTGTCGCAGGGTTGGCGATCGCCAACATCGTCTTCTTCTTCATTATGGGCGCGCCCACTCCGATCGGCCAGAAGCGTTCGGCAGAGATCGCCGGTCTCAAGCAATATCTGACCCTCGCCGAAAAAGACCGGATGAACATGCAGGGCGCGCCCGAAATGTCGCCGCAGCATTTCGAGACGCTACTGCCCTATGCCGTCGCGCTCGGGGTCGAGGAACCCTGGTCGAAGACATTCGATGCGTGGCTCGCAACGGCGCTGGCGGCAGGCACCGTCGCTTATGCCGGTCCGACTTGGTATCACGGCCGCGATTTCAGTCCCGACAAGATCGGCACCAATCTTGGCAACATGACAGGTGCGCTGTCGAACAGCTTCACCGCTTCGCTGCCAGCACCGAAAAGCTCGTCCTCCGGCTTCTCTGGCGGCGGTGGCTTCTCTGGTGGCGGGGGCGGCGGCGGTGGCGGTGGCGGCTGGTAG
- a CDS encoding LemA family protein yields MDFGLGTILVVIVLAVAGYVIIAYNGLVRARQMVREAWSGIDVQLKRRADLIPNLIETVKGYAQHERAALEEVTALRTRAQSLPRDDVAGRAQAEGMLGQALGRLFAVAEAYPDLKANENFVQLQASLETLESEIQMSRRYYNGAARDLNIKVESFPSNLVANTFGFSQAEFFEIENAEDRAVPKVSFG; encoded by the coding sequence ATGGATTTCGGCCTCGGGACCATCCTCGTCGTCATTGTTCTGGCCGTCGCCGGATATGTGATCATCGCCTATAACGGCCTCGTGCGGGCCCGCCAGATGGTGCGGGAAGCATGGTCCGGCATCGACGTGCAGTTGAAGCGCCGCGCCGACCTGATTCCCAACCTGATCGAGACGGTGAAGGGCTATGCGCAGCACGAACGCGCGGCGCTGGAGGAAGTGACGGCGTTGCGCACGCGGGCGCAGAGCCTTCCGCGCGACGACGTCGCCGGCCGCGCCCAGGCGGAAGGCATGCTCGGCCAGGCGCTCGGCCGGCTGTTCGCGGTGGCGGAAGCCTATCCCGACTTGAAGGCCAACGAGAATTTCGTCCAGTTGCAGGCTTCGCTCGAGACGCTGGAAAGCGAAATCCAGATGTCGCGCCGCTATTACAACGGCGCGGCGCGCGACCTGAACATCAAGGTCGAGAGCTTCCCCTCCAATCTAGTCGCCAACACGTTCGGCTTCAGCCAGGCCGAGTTCTTCGAGATCGAGAACGCGGAAGACCGCGCCGTGCCGAAAGTGTCGTTCGGCTGA
- a CDS encoding SMI1/KNR4 family protein — MTWVSLAELSERLSFPEATPYAQLHESPERLIVVSASFDSALMLDYRGRDEPLVLHCPDLTRSETCVDLAAADIFLEALRQRANPLSNDSLPIADRRLTPRVAAMGTFWMPGATAVGATDDTLAEVAERFGAEMPQGFVPLLKAHNGGRVRFRFAPPLAGSRNPLTGPQPDRRNPEWVDVFPGGVWPVEDWIGFSEFRRRHDVARDQEPREDLMPEMRSEPDVEERLIVIGADGPAAITLLDLSTGSFRKSTGLSRADYSSETDQYRLAVAPMTIHHCTHGAFMCLRARMDEIE; from the coding sequence TTGACATGGGTCAGCCTCGCAGAGCTGTCGGAGCGGCTGTCCTTCCCGGAAGCGACGCCCTATGCGCAACTGCACGAAAGCCCCGAACGGCTGATCGTCGTCTCGGCGTCGTTCGATAGCGCGCTCATGCTGGACTATCGCGGACGGGACGAGCCACTTGTGCTCCATTGCCCCGACCTGACCCGGTCCGAAACATGCGTCGACCTCGCAGCGGCCGACATATTCCTCGAGGCGCTACGCCAGCGCGCGAACCCGCTTTCGAACGACAGCCTGCCCATCGCCGACCGGAGGCTTACGCCACGGGTCGCCGCCATGGGAACCTTCTGGATGCCAGGCGCGACGGCCGTTGGCGCGACCGACGACACCCTCGCCGAAGTCGCGGAAAGGTTCGGTGCGGAGATGCCGCAAGGCTTCGTTCCGCTGCTGAAGGCCCACAATGGCGGCCGGGTGCGCTTCCGCTTCGCGCCGCCGCTCGCCGGCAGCCGGAACCCGCTGACCGGCCCGCAACCCGACCGGCGCAACCCGGAATGGGTCGACGTTTTCCCCGGCGGCGTCTGGCCGGTGGAGGACTGGATCGGCTTCTCCGAATTCCGCCGCAGGCACGATGTCGCACGCGATCAGGAGCCGAGAGAGGACCTAATGCCGGAAATGCGCTCGGAGCCTGATGTCGAGGAGCGCCTGATCGTGATCGGCGCGGACGGTCCCGCCGCGATCACGCTGCTCGACCTTTCGACCGGCTCGTTCAGAAAGAGCACCGGGCTGTCGAGAGCGGACTACAGCTCCGAAACGGATCAATATCGTCTGGCGGTCGCGCCGATGACCATCCATCATTGCACCCATGGCGCTTTCATGTGCCTGCGCGCCAGGATGGACGAGATCGAGTGA
- a CDS encoding IS3 family transposase (programmed frameshift): MRQKSGTGKAPAEQVIKDIRRATRKQYSAEEKIRIVLEGLRGEESIAALCRREGIAESLYYTWSKEFLEAGKKRLAGDTARAATSDEVKVLRKEARDLKEVVAEQALELRILKKKHDCGWGRRRMRYPASEKLEIIRLVEQSHLSARRTLQKLGIPRSTFNRWYDRFLAGGVDALEDRRPRPNRVWNRIPEEKRDQIIELALNEPELSPRELAVTFTDTRGYFVSESSVYRLLKAHDLITSPAFIVIKAADEFHDKTTAPNQLWQTDFTYLKVIGWGWFYLSTVLDDFSRYIIAWKLCTTMKAEDVTDTLTIALQASGCDSARVVQRPRLLSDNGPSYVSSDLAAWLSDKGMEHTRGAPCHPQTQGKIERWHQTLKNRILLENYFLPGDLEQQVAAFVDHYNHRRYHESLDNLTPADVYFGRGDIITLERERIKRETIKQRRLLHRDAAA; encoded by the exons ATGAGACAGAAATCCGGAACCGGGAAAGCGCCGGCAGAGCAGGTCATCAAAGACATCCGCCGCGCAACCCGCAAGCAATATTCGGCCGAGGAGAAGATCCGCATCGTGCTGGAGGGCTTGCGCGGCGAAGAGTCGATCGCGGCGCTGTGCCGGCGCGAGGGGATCGCGGAGAGCCTTTATTACACCTGGTCGAAGGAATTCCTGGAAGCCGGCAAGAAGCGGCTTGCCGGGGATACGGCGCGCGCCGCCACCAGCGACGAGGTGAAGGTTCTGCGCAAGGAGGCGCGCGATCTCAAGGAGGTCGTCGCCGAGCAGGCGCTGGAACTGCGGATTCTTA AAAAAAAGCATGATTGCGGATGGGGGCGACGACGAATGAGATACCCCGCATCCGAGAAGCTGGAGATCATTCGGCTCGTCGAGCAGTCGCATCTGTCGGCGCGGCGCACGCTGCAAAAACTCGGTATTCCGCGCTCGACCTTCAATCGCTGGTATGACCGTTTCCTGGCCGGCGGTGTCGATGCGCTGGAGGATCGCAGGCCCCGGCCGAACCGGGTCTGGAACCGCATCCCCGAGGAGAAACGCGATCAGATCATTGAGCTGGCGTTGAACGAGCCGGAGCTGTCGCCACGGGAACTGGCGGTCACCTTCACCGACACGAGGGGCTACTTCGTCTCGGAATCCTCAGTCTATCGCCTGCTCAAGGCCCACGACCTGATCACCAGCCCCGCCTTCATCGTCATCAAGGCCGCCGATGAGTTCCACGACAAGACGACGGCGCCCAACCAGCTCTGGCAGACCGACTTTACCTACTTGAAGGTGATCGGCTGGGGGTGGTTCTACCTGTCGACCGTGCTCGACGACTTCTCTCGCTACATCATCGCCTGGAAGCTGTGCACCACGATGAAGGCCGAGGACGTCACCGACACGCTGACCATCGCGCTGCAGGCTTCTGGCTGCGACAGCGCCAGGGTGGTGCAGCGGCCGCGGCTGTTGTCCGACAACGGCCCCTCTTACGTCTCTTCCGACCTGGCCGCATGGCTATCCGACAAGGGCATGGAACATACGCGCGGGGCGCCCTGCCATCCTCAGACCCAAGGCAAGATCGAGCGATGGCACCAGACGTTGAAGAACCGCATCCTGCTCGAAAACTACTTCCTGCCGGGTGATCTCGAGCAGCAGGTCGCGGCGTTCGTCGATCACTACAACCACCGCCGCTACCACGAGAGCCTCGACAATCTCACCCCTGCCGACGTCTACTTCGGGCGCGGCGATATCATCACGCTGGAAAGGGAAAGGATCAAACGCGAAACCATCAAACAGCGTCGCTTGCTTCATCGAGATGCAGCGGCCTAA